A part of Catenulispora sp. MAP5-51 genomic DNA contains:
- a CDS encoding RNA polymerase sigma factor, with product MPEPEPKPEPEPKPKPESPQTAATVEAVWRLEAARVVAALARYTGDLGLAEELAQDALVAALEQWPAEGVPAKPGAWLTAVGKRRAVDHFRRAETLRRKVGELGRELEIDGVGGQTAGTDAALEAVDAAASDAAIDDDLLRLVFTACHPVLSDQARVALTLRVLGGLSTAEIARAFLVPEATAAQRIVRAKRALADAGVPFEVPDGPERRRRLASVLEVVYLIFNEGYSATAGDDWLRADLCQEALRLGRLLAGLMPAEPEVHALVALMEIQDSRRRARTGPDGEPVLLLDQDRAKWDRQQIERGLAALVRADQAFAADLSGNPAAEPGTYHLQAALAACHARARSAEDTDWQLIADLYDRLVRQTRSPVVELNRAVAVGMAQGPAAGLAITDTLTGLRAMRGYHLLPSVRGDLLLRLGRRAEARAEFKRAADLTANTRERALLLARAAACAD from the coding sequence ATGCCCGAGCCCGAGCCCAAGCCGGAGCCGGAGCCCAAGCCCAAGCCCGAGTCGCCTCAGACCGCCGCGACCGTGGAAGCGGTCTGGCGGCTGGAGGCGGCCCGGGTGGTGGCCGCCCTGGCCCGCTACACCGGCGATCTCGGCCTGGCCGAGGAGCTGGCGCAGGACGCGCTGGTCGCGGCCCTGGAGCAATGGCCCGCCGAGGGGGTGCCGGCCAAGCCCGGGGCCTGGCTGACGGCGGTCGGCAAGCGGCGCGCCGTGGACCACTTCCGGCGCGCCGAGACGCTGCGCCGCAAGGTCGGCGAGCTCGGCCGCGAGCTGGAGATCGACGGTGTCGGCGGCCAGACCGCCGGCACCGACGCGGCCCTGGAGGCCGTGGACGCGGCGGCGTCCGACGCCGCCATCGACGACGACCTGCTGCGCCTGGTCTTCACCGCCTGCCATCCGGTGCTGTCCGACCAGGCCCGGGTCGCGCTGACGCTCCGCGTCCTGGGCGGCCTGAGCACCGCCGAGATCGCCCGCGCGTTCCTGGTACCGGAAGCCACGGCGGCCCAGCGGATCGTGCGGGCCAAGCGCGCGCTGGCCGACGCCGGCGTGCCGTTCGAAGTCCCCGACGGCCCCGAGCGGCGGCGGCGCCTGGCCTCGGTGCTGGAAGTCGTCTACCTGATCTTCAACGAGGGCTACTCGGCCACCGCCGGCGACGACTGGCTGCGCGCCGACCTCTGCCAGGAAGCACTCCGCCTGGGACGCCTGCTGGCCGGGCTGATGCCGGCCGAGCCGGAGGTGCACGCGCTGGTGGCGCTGATGGAGATCCAGGACTCGCGGCGGCGCGCCCGGACCGGGCCGGACGGGGAGCCGGTGCTGCTGCTGGACCAGGACCGCGCGAAATGGGACCGGCAGCAGATCGAGCGGGGATTGGCGGCGTTGGTCCGCGCAGATCAAGCGTTCGCGGCGGACCTCTCCGGGAACCCCGCCGCCGAACCGGGCACCTACCACCTCCAGGCCGCGCTCGCCGCCTGCCATGCCAGGGCCCGCTCCGCCGAGGACACCGACTGGCAGCTGATCGCCGACCTCTACGACCGCCTGGTCCGGCAGACCCGCTCCCCGGTCGTGGAGCTCAACCGCGCCGTCGCGGTCGGCATGGCCCAGGGCCCGGCCGCCGGCCTGGCGATCACGGACACGCTCACGGGTCTGCGCGCCATGCGGGGCTACCACCTGCTGCCGAGCGTGCGCGGCGACCTGCTGCTCCGCCTCGGCCGCCGCGCCGAGGCCCGGGCGGAGTTCAAGCGCGCGGCCGATCTGACCGCCAACACGCGGGAGCGTGCGCTGTTGCTGGCGCGCGCCGCCGCGTGTGCGGACTGA
- a CDS encoding aerial mycelium formation protein — translation MGTHATRLDRVLIAARRPDADVEALEVAAIRRERGDALREETELSYLRRVLHGRIDIIDAELRRRAAGSAEPLVQSLAAILADDPPANARSPRHMDIVIVPDPDPGEYRSQMEERIDAAGPAIVLDLSDAQLAEARLTLKAYEREVSEYRRIAQAVIDRFAAELARRYREGQATVDDLLNEEQKME, via the coding sequence ATGGGCACCCACGCCACCAGACTCGACCGCGTCCTGATCGCCGCTCGGCGGCCGGACGCGGATGTCGAGGCCCTCGAAGTCGCCGCCATCCGGCGTGAGCGCGGGGACGCGCTCCGCGAGGAGACCGAACTCTCCTATCTCCGCCGGGTTCTGCACGGCCGGATCGACATAATCGATGCCGAGTTACGGCGGCGCGCCGCGGGGTCGGCCGAGCCGCTGGTGCAGTCGCTGGCGGCGATCCTGGCCGACGACCCGCCGGCCAACGCGCGCTCTCCGCGCCATATGGACATCGTCATCGTCCCGGACCCCGATCCCGGCGAGTACCGCTCGCAGATGGAGGAGCGGATCGACGCGGCGGGGCCGGCGATCGTGCTGGACCTGTCCGACGCGCAGCTGGCCGAGGCGCGGCTGACGCTCAAGGCCTACGAGCGGGAGGTCTCCGAGTACCGGCGGATCGCGCAGGCGGTGATCGACCGGTTCGCGGCCGAGCTGGCCCGCCGCTACCGTGAGGGGCAGGCAACCGTCGACGATCTGCTCAATGAGGAGCAGAAGATGGAGTAA
- a CDS encoding asparaginase, with translation MTAQGVVPLAEIVRSGFTEGWHDGRLVALAADGSVEFAYGDVDAVMMPRSSNKPMQAVAMLENGLDLTGELLALAAASHAGEPFHLEGVRKILAGAGLDEQALACPPDWPLAEQAKLALVRAGGAKQRITMNCSGKHAAMLATCVANRWPTKDYLAPDHPMQRASRAAVERLSGEPVRHDAIDGCGAPLYGISLVGLARAFRAAVLAAPATPERRVADAMRAHPEYVSGTDRIDTDLMAGIPGLLAKGGAEGVQAVALPDGRAIALKVGDGDHERRAVGPVLVAALRRLGVEAAVLSRYAESPLLGGGHPVGAVRSLI, from the coding sequence ATGACCGCTCAGGGAGTCGTCCCCCTCGCCGAGATAGTCCGTTCCGGGTTCACCGAGGGGTGGCACGACGGCCGCCTGGTGGCCCTGGCTGCCGACGGCAGTGTCGAGTTCGCCTACGGCGACGTGGACGCGGTGATGATGCCGCGCTCCAGCAACAAACCGATGCAGGCCGTGGCGATGCTGGAGAACGGTCTGGACCTGACCGGCGAACTCCTGGCGCTGGCCGCGGCCTCGCACGCCGGCGAGCCCTTCCACCTGGAGGGCGTGCGCAAGATCCTGGCCGGCGCGGGGCTGGACGAGCAGGCCCTGGCCTGCCCGCCGGACTGGCCGCTGGCCGAGCAGGCGAAGCTGGCCCTGGTCCGGGCCGGCGGCGCGAAGCAGCGCATCACGATGAACTGCTCCGGCAAGCACGCCGCGATGCTCGCCACCTGCGTCGCCAACCGCTGGCCGACCAAGGACTACCTGGCCCCGGACCACCCGATGCAGCGCGCGTCCCGCGCGGCGGTCGAGCGGCTGTCCGGCGAGCCGGTCCGCCACGACGCCATCGACGGCTGCGGCGCCCCGCTGTACGGCATCTCGCTGGTCGGCCTGGCCCGCGCATTCCGCGCGGCCGTCCTGGCCGCGCCGGCCACCCCCGAGCGCCGGGTCGCCGACGCCATGCGCGCCCACCCCGAGTACGTCTCCGGCACCGACCGCATCGACACCGACTTGATGGCCGGCATCCCCGGCCTGCTGGCCAAGGGCGGCGCGGAGGGCGTCCAGGCGGTGGCGCTGCCCGACGGCCGCGCGATCGCCCTCAAGGTCGGCGACGGCGACCACGAGCGCCGCGCGGTGGGCCCGGTGCTGGTCGCGGCGCTGCGCCGGCTCGGCGTCGAGGCCGCGGTGCTCAGTCGCTACGCGGAGTCCCCGCTGCTGGGCGGCGGGCACCCGGTCGGCGCGGTGCGCTCGCTGATCTGA
- a CDS encoding permease prefix domain 1-containing protein, whose protein sequence is MTYRSIEGYVDDLAWRLRVGKRGRRRIASEVAAHLADLVAEEEAAGYTPQAAARRAAARFGAPEELAAEFNRDSALHSARVAAWALVACVAAAVGAAGLANRSGAPALPWPNQGVYYGVPVLLGQVAAMCAGTAFLLTVIAPWLLGRGPRTLGTAVRAQAAAVLALAPIAVVAAGNVAHSAWTVGAASALVALAVPVALIFSVRALLRVDTVAGGDPTLDVIADCCVALASRWRWSARILELVTRVWTAAAARMPRLMSWLEMRRHPWRSAVTISVAAGVALKAPDLLKGDVDVPAAVIEAVAAFAGYCLFSTLLGLRGLRGLRGLEARYEALQVGLEG, encoded by the coding sequence ATGACCTACCGGTCGATCGAGGGCTACGTCGACGATCTCGCGTGGCGGCTGCGGGTCGGGAAGCGGGGTCGGCGGCGGATCGCCAGCGAGGTCGCGGCCCATCTGGCCGACCTGGTCGCCGAGGAGGAGGCGGCCGGGTACACGCCGCAGGCAGCGGCGCGCCGGGCGGCCGCGCGCTTCGGCGCGCCGGAGGAACTGGCTGCGGAGTTCAACCGGGACAGCGCGCTGCACAGTGCGCGGGTCGCGGCGTGGGCGCTCGTGGCATGTGTGGCCGCGGCGGTCGGCGCCGCCGGGCTGGCGAATCGGAGCGGGGCGCCGGCGCTGCCGTGGCCGAATCAGGGTGTCTACTACGGGGTCCCGGTGCTGCTCGGCCAGGTGGCGGCGATGTGCGCGGGGACGGCGTTCCTGCTCACGGTGATCGCGCCCTGGCTGCTCGGTCGGGGCCCGCGGACGCTGGGGACGGCGGTCCGGGCGCAGGCTGCCGCCGTCCTGGCGTTGGCACCGATCGCCGTGGTCGCGGCCGGGAACGTCGCGCATTCCGCGTGGACCGTGGGGGCGGCCTCGGCGCTGGTGGCGCTGGCGGTACCGGTCGCGCTGATCTTCAGTGTCCGGGCCCTGCTGCGTGTCGACACGGTCGCGGGGGGAGATCCGACGCTCGATGTGATCGCCGACTGCTGCGTGGCGCTGGCTTCGCGGTGGAGGTGGAGCGCCCGGATCCTTGAGCTGGTGACCCGGGTGTGGACGGCGGCCGCCGCACGGATGCCGCGCTTGATGAGCTGGCTGGAGATGCGGCGGCATCCGTGGCGGTCGGCGGTCACGATCTCGGTGGCGGCGGGAGTCGCGCTGAAGGCGCCGGATCTGCTGAAGGGGGACGTCGACGTGCCGGCCGCGGTGATCGAGGCGGTCGCGGCGTTCGCCGGGTACTGCCTGTTCAGCACTTTGCTGGGCTTGCGAGGTCTGCGAGGTCTGCGAGGCCTAGAGGCTCGGTACGAGGCGCTCCAAGTCGGGCTCGAGGGCTGA
- a CDS encoding YciI family protein, whose product MTKFLVLIPGNADSEAGVMPSTELFADMAAYNEQLAKAGVLLAAEGLKPTSAAAQVRFDDTERRTVIDGPFTEAKEIIAGYWLLEASSLPEALEWVKRAPFGGGVTLEVRPVGTMDDLGPEFTAQLREAEQELRGKLDQ is encoded by the coding sequence ATGACGAAGTTCCTGGTCCTGATCCCGGGCAACGCCGACTCCGAGGCCGGTGTCATGCCCTCGACCGAGTTGTTCGCGGATATGGCCGCCTACAACGAGCAGCTCGCCAAGGCCGGCGTGCTGCTGGCCGCCGAGGGTCTGAAGCCGACGTCCGCCGCCGCGCAGGTGCGGTTCGACGACACCGAGCGGCGCACCGTCATCGACGGGCCGTTCACCGAGGCGAAGGAGATCATCGCCGGCTACTGGCTGTTGGAGGCCTCCTCGCTGCCGGAGGCGCTGGAGTGGGTGAAGCGCGCGCCGTTCGGCGGCGGTGTGACGCTGGAGGTGCGGCCCGTAGGCACGATGGACGACCTCGGCCCGGAGTTCACGGCGCAGCTGCGCGAGGCCGAACAGGAGCTGCGCGGCAAGCTCGACCAGTAG
- a CDS encoding PadR family transcriptional regulator, giving the protein MSQDMMRGHLDGLVLAVLATGPSHGYGLIEALRDRSGGVFDLPEGSVYPALHRLERAGLVASGWSEVGGRRRRVYSLTASGRRAAEERRSEWRSFSTAVERVFGEAGGRSEAGPAVAS; this is encoded by the coding sequence ATGAGCCAGGACATGATGCGCGGACACCTCGACGGCCTGGTGCTGGCGGTGCTCGCCACCGGGCCGTCGCACGGCTACGGACTCATCGAGGCGCTGCGCGACCGCAGCGGCGGGGTCTTCGACCTGCCGGAGGGCTCGGTCTACCCGGCGCTGCACCGGCTTGAGCGGGCCGGGCTGGTGGCCAGCGGCTGGTCCGAGGTCGGCGGCCGCCGGCGGCGGGTCTACAGCCTGACCGCCTCGGGACGGCGCGCCGCCGAGGAGCGGCGCAGCGAGTGGCGGTCGTTCTCGACGGCCGTGGAGCGGGTGTTCGGCGAAGCAGGCGGCCGTTCCGAGGCCGGTCCGGCGGTGGCGTCATGA
- a CDS encoding DUF5996 family protein gives MSDSEVLPAIPYEEWRPTRETLHRYLQIVGKLALARGIRRNHWWHITLRDQPRGWSTVELGSARSGPLFTCEFDFFDHVLRIDTDHGGQALVPLADQTVASFYAQTQEALRALDVDPHIEHPYPYDLPDKERPFAEDTEHKTYVPEHAHRAFKVYSQVGRILEEFSATFSGKVSPVQVFWHTFDIATQRYSPRQIPTADGMDDATRESYSREQISSGFWFGDPDTPEPTFYSYTYPEPKGIEGKPLRPGPARWVVARGSHTAYYSYDEARRSDDPVGCALAFYESAYEAGAELAHWDHAALACWDGITDPLLRSEEPLGRHWPEQL, from the coding sequence ATGAGCGACTCCGAAGTCCTCCCCGCCATCCCGTATGAGGAGTGGCGTCCTACTCGGGAAACACTGCACCGCTACCTGCAGATCGTCGGCAAGCTCGCTCTCGCGCGGGGCATCCGGCGCAACCACTGGTGGCACATCACGCTGCGCGACCAGCCGCGCGGCTGGTCCACCGTCGAACTCGGCTCGGCGCGGTCGGGACCGTTGTTCACGTGCGAATTCGACTTCTTCGACCACGTCCTGCGCATCGACACCGACCACGGCGGCCAGGCGCTGGTCCCGCTGGCCGACCAGACCGTGGCGTCGTTCTACGCCCAGACCCAGGAGGCGCTGCGCGCGCTGGACGTCGATCCGCACATCGAGCATCCGTATCCCTACGACCTGCCCGACAAAGAGCGTCCGTTCGCGGAGGACACGGAGCACAAGACCTACGTGCCCGAACACGCGCACCGCGCCTTCAAGGTCTACAGCCAGGTCGGACGCATCCTGGAGGAGTTCAGCGCGACCTTCTCCGGCAAGGTCAGCCCGGTCCAGGTCTTCTGGCACACCTTCGACATCGCGACCCAGCGCTATTCGCCGCGCCAGATCCCGACCGCGGACGGCATGGACGACGCGACGCGCGAGTCCTACTCCCGGGAGCAGATCAGCTCCGGGTTCTGGTTCGGCGACCCCGACACTCCCGAGCCGACGTTCTACTCCTACACGTACCCCGAGCCCAAGGGCATCGAGGGGAAGCCGCTGCGCCCCGGCCCGGCCCGCTGGGTCGTGGCGCGGGGAAGCCATACCGCGTACTACTCCTATGACGAGGCACGCAGGTCGGACGATCCTGTGGGCTGCGCGCTGGCCTTCTACGAGTCCGCCTACGAAGCCGGCGCGGAACTGGCCCACTGGGATCACGCGGCCCTGGCGTGCTGGGACGGCATCACCGATCCGTTGCTGCGCAGCGAAGAGCCGCTCGGGCGGCATTGGCCGGAGCAGCTCTAA